In Streptomyces nojiriensis, one genomic interval encodes:
- a CDS encoding ATP-binding protein: MAAVFVDRTEHIEASDAFLRAVAGGAGGVLVVRGEQGMGKSALLREVTRNGRAPRGGPECHFVQARCIDRIGTNNAYGPVIDILAALRPPPRRSLLRRLGRSTRQAAPELVSLVPALGPLLKAATQIVQTTIDSPSAQPDSMAPLMQGVARTVAAALEEAATVCGPTVIVLDDIQWLDPSSLLVLEHLVERLHREELAFGLLLGQRTDPGADSGVVCDVLAQWELHGWCSTRTLTGLPQEAVADLVRQHHAGPVAPSLPARLSELTKGHPVFVTQCLGMLSADGDIRGPLPDAVGPLIRRRLDGLDPEILELLVTGATQGETFDSAVVAGASGQAPGVVAGRLHRLSRRQGLIRAVPPHPWAQDPSADHYRFENALLHMAVLDEQSAGQARETHARIAAALSGEGTDRDDLPIPVQLEIARHHHLAQRWDDAARAQFTLARKLAVSGMSFSEAEALSRQAVESIRRLPPTAADRDLRLARAIELLLSLTEARWQCRPGTAQARDLEGQAREAEEAARRSGDAVLTARTVLLHGRVLLHTRGLWPSLDKLREAVELARECADPAVLFAALSSYGGQLTKQDLAAGLQVQLQAERLFEDNPDLREGDDPVRQVRNQSRELQLGVNLFDAGYLDQARNRLTRCVEQLRSDPLNANLPNALNYLAQLYVAMGLEGDAVTALCEARDFDEAQGGPSGWHAYNTALLALLLSRDSRGPEERSRSRVLAEEAWRETEQTWLVDLVPIVRNLYAEVVVALADGDAAELDLAGRLTDETLRETSQTGMVRSEVAALSLRSRIHLRQGDAAAASRLARQAITVLEEVGDLPALRTEEVLHHAAVVLRATDGAAEADELARQAREVVARKADLIHSPTDRHRFLRDVPLNREILDGGRTDPPTG; encoded by the coding sequence GTGGCGGCCGTCTTTGTCGACCGGACCGAGCACATCGAAGCGTCCGACGCGTTCCTGCGGGCGGTGGCCGGCGGCGCGGGCGGTGTGCTCGTCGTCCGGGGCGAGCAGGGCATGGGCAAGTCCGCGCTGCTCCGGGAGGTGACACGGAACGGACGGGCACCGCGGGGCGGCCCCGAATGCCACTTCGTCCAGGCTCGCTGCATCGACCGGATCGGCACGAACAACGCCTACGGGCCGGTGATCGACATCCTGGCCGCGCTCCGGCCGCCGCCCCGCCGGTCCCTGCTCCGCCGCCTCGGCCGGTCCACCCGGCAGGCTGCGCCCGAACTCGTCTCTCTGGTGCCGGCGTTGGGGCCGCTGCTGAAGGCCGCCACGCAGATCGTGCAAACCACGATCGACTCTCCCTCCGCCCAGCCGGACAGCATGGCGCCGCTGATGCAGGGCGTCGCCCGCACGGTGGCCGCGGCGCTGGAAGAGGCGGCGACCGTGTGCGGCCCGACCGTCATCGTCCTGGACGACATCCAGTGGCTGGATCCCAGCAGCCTGCTGGTCCTCGAGCACCTCGTGGAGCGGCTCCACCGGGAGGAGCTCGCTTTCGGCCTGCTCCTCGGCCAGCGCACCGATCCGGGAGCGGACTCCGGGGTCGTCTGCGACGTGCTCGCCCAGTGGGAGCTCCACGGGTGGTGCAGCACGCGCACGCTCACGGGTCTGCCCCAGGAAGCGGTCGCCGACCTCGTGCGGCAGCACCACGCGGGCCCGGTGGCCCCCTCGCTCCCAGCCCGGCTGAGCGAACTGACCAAGGGCCATCCGGTGTTCGTCACCCAGTGCCTGGGCATGCTCAGCGCGGACGGCGACATCCGGGGCCCCCTTCCGGATGCGGTGGGGCCCCTGATCCGCCGCCGCCTGGACGGGCTGGACCCGGAGATCCTGGAGCTGCTCGTCACCGGGGCGACGCAGGGGGAGACCTTCGACTCCGCCGTCGTGGCCGGCGCGAGCGGGCAGGCCCCCGGCGTGGTGGCTGGGCGGCTGCACCGGCTGAGCCGTCGGCAGGGCCTGATCCGGGCGGTGCCACCGCACCCCTGGGCCCAGGACCCGTCAGCCGACCACTACCGCTTCGAGAACGCCCTGCTGCACATGGCCGTGCTTGACGAGCAGAGTGCCGGGCAGGCTCGGGAAACACACGCAAGGATCGCCGCCGCACTGTCCGGAGAGGGGACCGATCGCGATGACCTGCCCATACCCGTACAGCTGGAAATCGCCCGCCACCACCACCTCGCCCAGCGGTGGGACGACGCCGCACGGGCACAGTTCACGCTCGCCCGAAAGCTGGCGGTGAGCGGTATGTCGTTCTCCGAAGCGGAGGCCCTGAGCCGCCAGGCCGTCGAGAGCATCCGCCGGCTGCCCCCGACAGCCGCCGACCGTGACCTTCGGCTCGCCCGCGCCATCGAGCTGCTGCTCTCCCTCACCGAAGCCCGCTGGCAGTGTCGGCCCGGCACGGCGCAGGCCCGGGATCTGGAGGGGCAGGCACGCGAGGCGGAGGAAGCGGCCCGCCGCAGCGGCGATGCGGTGCTGACGGCCCGGACGGTCCTGCTCCACGGCAGGGTCCTCCTCCACACCCGGGGCCTGTGGCCCTCCCTCGACAAGCTCCGCGAGGCCGTGGAGCTCGCCCGGGAGTGCGCCGACCCGGCCGTCCTGTTCGCCGCCCTGTCCTCGTACGGCGGCCAGCTCACCAAGCAGGATCTGGCCGCCGGCCTGCAGGTGCAGCTCCAGGCAGAGAGGCTGTTCGAGGACAATCCCGATCTCCGCGAAGGCGACGACCCCGTACGACAGGTCCGCAACCAGAGCCGCGAGCTGCAGCTCGGGGTCAACCTCTTCGACGCGGGCTACCTCGACCAGGCCCGGAACCGGTTGACCCGGTGCGTCGAACAGCTGCGCAGCGACCCGCTGAACGCCAACCTGCCGAACGCCCTCAACTATCTGGCCCAGCTGTACGTCGCCATGGGCCTGGAGGGCGATGCCGTCACGGCCCTGTGCGAGGCACGCGACTTCGACGAGGCGCAGGGCGGGCCGAGCGGCTGGCACGCCTACAACACCGCCCTCCTCGCCCTGCTCCTCAGCCGGGACTCCCGTGGCCCCGAGGAGAGGTCGCGCAGCCGGGTACTGGCCGAGGAGGCCTGGCGCGAAACGGAACAGACCTGGCTGGTCGACCTGGTACCCATCGTCCGCAACCTGTACGCGGAGGTCGTGGTGGCCCTGGCGGACGGCGACGCGGCCGAGCTGGACCTGGCGGGGCGGCTCACCGACGAGACGCTCCGTGAGACGTCCCAGACCGGGATGGTCCGCAGCGAGGTGGCCGCCCTCTCTCTGCGCAGCCGCATTCACCTGCGGCAAGGGGACGCGGCAGCGGCCTCCCGGCTCGCCCGGCAGGCGATCACGGTCCTGGAGGAGGTCGGCGACCTGCCGGCGCTGCGCACCGAGGAGGTCCTCCACCACGCGGCGGTCGTCCTGCGGGCGACGGACGGCGCCGCCGAGGCGGACGAGTTGGCCCGGCAGGCCCGAGAGGTGGTGGCCCGCAAGGCGGACCTGATCCACAGCCCGACGGACCGGCACCGGTTCCTGCGGGACGTACCGCTCAACCGGGAGATCCTTGACGGCGGACGGACGGACCCCCCGACCGGCTGA
- a CDS encoding VOC family protein, producing the protein MTRDLGTAQHFYGAVVGWRFRPTRLGEAFSVAFQGRVPVAGIGALAADLGVAAAWTPYFAVDDADVAVDRIRERTGTIAVGPVSFESGGRAALVADPDGAVFGIWEGNVEADWRVGRGPSPAWLELRTRNALDAAMFYGAVLEWATGRAGCCEVSYEEDQVVLRQDGEPVARLNSGPVEIASYSPHTRPRWHVHFRVPKLRPAMEAAVSLGGRAVSDIASNAVERWVTLRDPDGALFTLTTALGSDTD; encoded by the coding sequence ATGACCCGCGACCTCGGTACGGCCCAGCACTTCTACGGTGCGGTAGTGGGCTGGAGGTTCCGCCCGACCCGGCTCGGCGAGGCGTTCTCGGTGGCCTTCCAGGGCCGGGTACCGGTCGCGGGCATCGGGGCGCTGGCCGCGGACCTGGGGGTGGCGGCGGCCTGGACCCCGTATTTCGCCGTCGACGACGCCGACGTGGCGGTGGACCGGATCCGGGAGCGGACGGGCACGATCGCGGTCGGCCCGGTCTCCTTCGAGTCCGGCGGCCGCGCCGCGCTCGTCGCCGACCCGGACGGCGCCGTCTTCGGGATCTGGGAGGGCAACGTGGAGGCGGACTGGCGGGTGGGCAGGGGACCGTCACCCGCCTGGCTGGAACTGCGCACAAGGAACGCGCTGGACGCGGCGATGTTCTACGGCGCGGTGCTGGAGTGGGCCACCGGCCGCGCCGGCTGCTGCGAGGTCTCGTACGAGGAGGACCAGGTCGTGCTGCGACAGGACGGCGAACCCGTCGCCCGCCTGAACAGCGGCCCCGTGGAGATCGCCTCGTACTCCCCGCACACCCGGCCGCGCTGGCACGTCCACTTCCGGGTGCCGAAACTCCGTCCGGCGATGGAGGCCGCCGTCTCGCTGGGCGGGCGGGCCGTCTCGGACATCGCGTCGAACGCCGTGGAGCGGTGGGTGACGCTGCGCGACCCGGACGGGGCCCTGTTCACCCTCACCACCGCCCTCGGGTCGGACACGGACTGA
- a CDS encoding alpha/beta hydrolase family protein, translating into MKNRRTTAALTLAAILLPLPLATAGTSVAADTSVAAGPAGTDNRRTTVELPRPTGRFAVGREDLHLVDRSRTDPWAGSGPRELMVTMRYPARHDSGRATRYLTPEEARLLLVDRGLDQAIPVETLTGTRTHGRTGARPVAGRYPLIVLSPGFTVHRATLTALAEDLASRGYVVASVDHAYESVGTAFPGGRVLTCLACEKVQDEAGYRTVGETRARDVSFLLDRLTARNPAWRHAGLIDQGRIAMAGHSIGGSSTAAAMAGDGRIRAGINLDGGFSTPVPAAGLGGRPFMLLGAQQRGPGGNASWDRDWPLLDGWKRWITFAGSGHFTFTDFPAIGEQLGLPDEEAPLPGGRSVELTRRYVGAFFDQHLTGRPQPVLDGPTADAPEVAFHTP; encoded by the coding sequence ATGAAGAACCGCAGAACCACCGCTGCCCTGACCCTGGCCGCGATCCTCCTGCCCCTGCCGCTCGCCACCGCCGGCACCTCGGTCGCCGCGGACACCTCCGTGGCCGCCGGGCCGGCGGGGACCGACAACCGCCGCACGACGGTGGAACTCCCGCGGCCCACCGGCCGTTTCGCCGTCGGCCGGGAAGACCTGCACCTGGTGGACCGCAGCCGCACCGACCCCTGGGCCGGATCCGGGCCGCGCGAGCTGATGGTCACCATGCGCTACCCGGCGCGCCACGACAGCGGCCGGGCAACCCGCTACCTCACCCCCGAGGAGGCCCGGCTGCTGCTGGTCGACCGAGGGCTGGACCAGGCGATCCCGGTCGAGACCCTGACCGGCACACGGACCCACGGCCGGACGGGCGCCCGCCCGGTCGCCGGCCGGTACCCGCTGATCGTCCTGTCCCCGGGCTTCACCGTCCACCGGGCCACCCTCACCGCGCTCGCCGAGGACCTGGCCTCCCGCGGCTACGTCGTCGCCTCCGTGGACCACGCGTACGAGAGCGTGGGGACCGCCTTCCCCGGCGGGCGCGTGCTCACGTGCCTGGCCTGCGAGAAGGTCCAGGACGAGGCCGGCTACCGGACCGTCGGCGAAACCCGCGCCCGGGACGTGTCCTTCCTCCTGGACCGCCTCACCGCACGCAACCCCGCCTGGCGCCACGCCGGCCTCATCGACCAGGGCCGCATCGCGATGGCCGGCCACTCCATCGGCGGCTCCTCGACCGCCGCCGCGATGGCGGGCGACGGAAGGATCCGGGCCGGGATCAACCTGGACGGCGGCTTCTCCACGCCGGTCCCCGCGGCCGGACTCGGCGGACGCCCCTTCATGCTGCTCGGCGCGCAGCAGCGCGGCCCCGGCGGCAACGCCAGCTGGGACCGCGACTGGCCGCTGCTCGACGGCTGGAAGCGCTGGATCACCTTCGCCGGCTCCGGCCACTTCACCTTCACCGACTTCCCGGCGATCGGCGAACAGCTGGGACTGCCCGACGAGGAGGCCCCGCTGCCCGGCGGCCGCTCCGTCGAACTGACCCGCCGCTACGTCGGAGCCTTCTTCGACCAGCACCTGACGGGCCGCCCGCAGCCCGTGCTCGACGGCCCGACCGCGGACGCGCCGGAGGTCGCCTTCCACACCCCCTGA
- a CDS encoding ankyrin repeat domain-containing protein, which yields MNAHDRLLLDGARRGDAAAVGAALAAGAAVEARDEELRTPLLLAALGDHVAAAELLVAAGADPNAPDSREDSPWLVTGVTGSVRMMRLLLPAGPDLTQRNRFGGISLIPAAERGHTAYVRAVLDATDIDVDHVNRLGWTALLEAVILGDGGARHEEVVAVLLAAGADPLLADHEGVTPYEHAVRRGFDGMARTLKAAADAVQAGSGR from the coding sequence ATGAACGCGCACGACCGACTCCTGCTCGACGGGGCCCGCCGCGGCGACGCGGCGGCGGTGGGCGCGGCGCTCGCCGCGGGCGCCGCCGTGGAGGCCCGCGACGAGGAGCTGCGCACGCCGCTGCTGCTCGCCGCGCTCGGCGACCACGTGGCCGCGGCGGAACTGCTGGTCGCCGCCGGAGCCGACCCGAACGCCCCGGACTCCCGGGAGGACAGCCCCTGGCTGGTCACCGGCGTCACCGGGAGCGTGCGGATGATGCGCCTGCTGCTGCCCGCCGGACCGGACCTGACGCAGCGCAACCGCTTCGGCGGGATCTCCCTCATCCCGGCCGCCGAGCGCGGGCACACCGCGTACGTGCGCGCCGTGCTCGACGCGACGGACATCGACGTCGACCACGTCAACCGGCTCGGCTGGACCGCTCTGCTGGAGGCGGTGATCCTCGGCGACGGCGGCGCGCGCCACGAGGAGGTCGTCGCGGTCCTGCTCGCGGCGGGCGCCGACCCGCTGCTGGCCGACCACGAGGGGGTGACCCCGTACGAGCACGCCGTCCGCCGGGGTTTCGACGGCATGGCGCGGACCCTGAAGGCGGCGGCCGACGCGGTGCAAGCCGGGTCCGGCCGATGA
- a CDS encoding isopenicillin N synthase family dioxygenase encodes MAASQIPVIDLGPWRSGGPAARARTAARVDDALRAAGFLLVAGHGVDPALPARIREAAGRFFRLPASTKAPYAVPVGGRGWLGPGAEANSYAEGAASPPDLKESWSFAAEDPTGIPSVDAEWFAPNMWPAEVPELRPLVTQYLRLMRSLSDELLELLAVALGLAEDHFTRHTSHPTWGFNLNWYPGTDIVGPPLPGQFRIGAHTDFGTVTVLDRQPGAGGLQIHTDADGWQDAPYDPAALTVNIGDLMARWTGDRWRAGRHRVLPPPAHTPAEELISLVYFYECDPHTRVESLPAPVGRITHESVDSHTYLRGKLDAITVATTQE; translated from the coding sequence ATGGCCGCATCCCAGATTCCCGTGATCGATCTCGGGCCGTGGCGGTCCGGCGGACCCGCGGCCCGCGCCCGCACGGCCGCCCGCGTCGACGACGCGCTGCGCGCGGCCGGCTTCCTGCTGGTGGCCGGGCACGGCGTGGACCCCGCGCTCCCCGCGCGGATCCGGGAGGCGGCGGGCCGGTTCTTCCGGCTGCCCGCGAGCACGAAGGCCCCGTACGCCGTGCCGGTCGGCGGCCGCGGCTGGCTCGGCCCCGGGGCGGAGGCCAACAGCTACGCGGAGGGGGCGGCCTCGCCGCCCGACCTCAAGGAGTCCTGGTCCTTCGCGGCCGAGGACCCCACCGGGATCCCCTCCGTGGACGCCGAATGGTTCGCGCCCAACATGTGGCCCGCCGAAGTACCGGAGCTGCGGCCCCTGGTGACGCAGTACCTGCGCCTGATGCGGTCCCTCTCCGACGAACTGCTGGAGCTCCTCGCGGTCGCGCTGGGTCTCGCCGAGGACCACTTCACCCGCCACACCTCCCACCCCACCTGGGGGTTCAACCTCAACTGGTACCCGGGCACCGACATCGTCGGCCCGCCCCTGCCCGGCCAGTTCCGCATCGGGGCCCACACGGACTTCGGCACCGTCACCGTCCTCGACCGGCAGCCGGGCGCGGGCGGCCTCCAGATCCACACCGACGCCGACGGCTGGCAGGACGCGCCCTACGACCCCGCGGCGCTCACCGTCAACATCGGCGACCTGATGGCCCGCTGGACCGGCGACCGCTGGCGCGCGGGCCGCCACCGCGTACTGCCCCCGCCCGCCCACACCCCGGCCGAGGAACTGATCTCCCTCGTCTACTTCTACGAGTGCGACCCGCACACCCGGGTGGAGTCGCTGCCCGCCCCGGTCGGCCGGATCACGCACGAATCCGTCGACTCGCACACCTACCTGAGAGGCAAGCTCGACGCCATCACCGTGGCTACGACTCAGGAGTGA
- a CDS encoding GNAT family N-acetyltransferase: MTEILTPRLLLRRWSDDDLVPLSEINADPEVMRWIGEGETLDLDETAEEIERWEEEWDEEGFGLFAVELLGSGELIGAVGLSVLENLPDARADVQISWRLGRQYWGQGYASEAAHATLEFALQDRGLDRVVAINRMSNTDSENVIRKLGMVMERDTVDPRYGTSVRVHGIDLTEYEA; the protein is encoded by the coding sequence ATGACCGAGATCCTTACCCCCCGACTCCTCCTCCGCCGCTGGAGCGACGACGACCTCGTCCCCCTTTCGGAGATCAACGCCGACCCGGAGGTGATGCGCTGGATCGGCGAGGGCGAGACCCTCGACCTGGACGAGACGGCCGAGGAGATCGAGCGCTGGGAGGAGGAGTGGGACGAGGAGGGCTTCGGGCTCTTCGCCGTCGAGCTCCTCGGCTCCGGCGAGCTCATCGGCGCCGTCGGCCTCTCGGTCCTCGAGAACCTGCCGGACGCCCGCGCGGACGTCCAGATCAGCTGGCGTCTCGGCCGCCAGTACTGGGGCCAGGGCTATGCCTCCGAGGCCGCCCACGCCACCTTGGAGTTCGCGCTCCAGGACCGCGGCCTGGACCGGGTCGTCGCGATCAACCGGATGAGCAACACCGATTCCGAGAACGTGATCCGCAAGCTGGGCATGGTGATGGAACGCGACACCGTCGACCCCCGCTACGGGACCTCCGTGCGGGTCCACGGCATCGACCTCACCGAGTACGAGGCCTGA
- a CDS encoding HNH endonuclease family protein, with protein MGRQIRVPGAVLVLLLAAATGCSGPAAPGGGDPKASAPAGSPSAAAPKSPDAPGGDAKPAGGDVLPGMVSAAVARTQLAALVVAPVGTMAGYSRDKFTHWAQQGNKCDTREVVLKRDGTEVTQDAECRAVAGNWKSLYDGAVVTDAGKMDIDHMVPLAEGWRSGAAGWDSARRKAFANDLTHPQLLAVTAASNRSKGDQSPDLWQPPDKASWCQYGRAWTTVKSTYGLTVTEPEKKMLTTMLDTCAS; from the coding sequence ATGGGACGTCAGATACGTGTGCCGGGTGCGGTGCTGGTGCTGCTGCTGGCCGCCGCCACCGGGTGCTCCGGTCCCGCCGCGCCGGGCGGCGGGGACCCGAAGGCGTCCGCGCCCGCGGGCTCGCCGTCCGCGGCGGCGCCGAAGTCGCCGGACGCACCGGGCGGCGACGCCAAACCGGCCGGTGGGGACGTACTGCCCGGTATGGTCAGCGCGGCCGTGGCGCGGACCCAGTTGGCGGCGCTCGTGGTGGCCCCGGTCGGCACGATGGCCGGCTACAGCCGGGACAAGTTCACGCACTGGGCGCAGCAGGGCAACAAGTGCGACACCCGCGAGGTGGTCCTCAAGCGCGACGGCACCGAGGTCACCCAGGACGCCGAGTGCAGGGCCGTGGCCGGCAACTGGAAGAGCCTCTACGACGGGGCGGTCGTCACGGACGCGGGGAAGATGGACATCGACCACATGGTGCCGCTCGCCGAGGGCTGGCGCTCCGGCGCGGCCGGCTGGGACTCCGCGCGGCGCAAGGCCTTCGCCAACGACCTGACCCATCCTCAGCTGCTGGCCGTGACCGCGGCCTCGAACCGTTCCAAGGGCGACCAGAGCCCCGACCTGTGGCAGCCGCCGGACAAGGCGAGCTGGTGCCAGTACGGGCGGGCCTGGACGACCGTGAAATCCACGTACGGACTGACCGTCACCGAACCGGAGAAGAAGATGCTCACCACGATGCTGGACACCTGCGCCTCATGA
- a CDS encoding DUF6381 family protein: MSVSGESRGRSQQMRTKAKELNDAAERSTDPEERRRLKEKARRLQEQSEQEGRMDDRGMDPM, encoded by the coding sequence ATGAGCGTTTCAGGTGAGTCCCGCGGCCGGTCCCAGCAGATGCGCACCAAGGCCAAGGAGCTGAACGACGCGGCCGAGCGGTCCACCGACCCGGAGGAGCGCCGCCGGCTGAAGGAGAAGGCGCGCCGCCTCCAGGAGCAGAGCGAGCAGGAGGGCCGTATGGACGACCGGGGCATGGACCCCATGTAG
- a CDS encoding M64 family metallopeptidase: MDPVRGSGRRPGGRLAVRPALRAAVATLCVTAALVAAGPTGPADAAAAPAGPRIEVEIPGPEHGGDAGSGHARVPAAGSPAKASGRLSPAERSADGQVTKMIDNGSSADRLDVVVIGDGYTAAELARFHTDAEQKWAEVTAVEPYTTYRNLFNVWTVDAVSHDSGVSGDPDPATVRDTALGSYFWCENIERLLCVDQPKVDTYVAKAPAADLVIVLANSAKYGGAGYNEPSATLGYEGISTASAGHPKSGQVAIHETGHSLGKLADEYFYPGVPDYEKYTGPEPGESNSSVLPADRMAAQRAKWYRWLGEESPDGGTVGGYEGGNYFVTGLYRPTDNSLMRVLGKPFNLPGVESMIAGFYQHARIVTPLTPTDRTLRLRHKAKAAVPKLAGADGRQLVVRWYLDGRELRRFEGRTEVSVAELWLFDLRTHRLTVTAEDRTPSVRDPKVVRTLRSSVDWDVRL, from the coding sequence ATGGATCCAGTCAGAGGATCGGGCAGGCGTCCCGGCGGGCGTCTGGCCGTGCGCCCGGCGTTGCGCGCGGCCGTCGCGACGCTCTGCGTGACCGCCGCGCTGGTGGCCGCCGGCCCGACCGGACCCGCCGACGCGGCCGCCGCCCCGGCCGGTCCGCGGATCGAGGTCGAGATACCCGGTCCGGAGCACGGCGGTGACGCCGGATCGGGCCACGCCCGCGTACCGGCCGCCGGCAGCCCCGCCAAGGCCTCGGGTCGGCTGTCCCCGGCCGAGCGGTCGGCCGACGGCCAGGTCACCAAGATGATCGACAACGGCTCCAGCGCCGACCGCCTCGACGTCGTGGTCATCGGTGACGGGTACACCGCCGCCGAACTGGCCCGGTTCCACACCGACGCCGAGCAGAAATGGGCCGAGGTGACCGCCGTCGAGCCGTACACCACGTACCGGAACCTCTTCAACGTCTGGACGGTCGACGCCGTCTCGCACGACTCCGGAGTCTCCGGCGACCCCGACCCGGCCACCGTCCGCGACACCGCCCTCGGCTCGTACTTCTGGTGCGAGAACATCGAACGGCTGCTCTGCGTGGACCAGCCCAAGGTGGACACGTACGTGGCGAAGGCGCCCGCCGCCGACCTCGTCATCGTCCTGGCCAACAGCGCCAAGTACGGCGGAGCGGGCTACAACGAGCCCAGCGCCACCCTCGGCTACGAGGGGATATCGACTGCCTCCGCCGGCCACCCGAAGTCCGGCCAGGTCGCCATCCACGAAACCGGCCACTCCCTCGGCAAGCTCGCCGACGAGTACTTCTACCCGGGAGTCCCGGACTACGAGAAGTACACCGGCCCCGAGCCCGGCGAATCCAACAGCTCGGTCCTGCCGGCCGACCGCATGGCCGCGCAGCGGGCCAAGTGGTACCGCTGGCTCGGCGAGGAATCACCCGACGGCGGCACGGTCGGCGGGTACGAGGGCGGCAACTACTTCGTGACCGGGCTGTACCGGCCCACCGACAACTCCCTCATGCGGGTCCTGGGCAAGCCCTTCAACCTGCCCGGCGTCGAGTCGATGATCGCCGGCTTCTACCAGCACGCGCGGATCGTCACCCCGCTCACCCCGACCGACCGCACCCTGCGGCTGCGCCACAAGGCGAAGGCCGCCGTACCGAAGCTGGCCGGCGCGGACGGCCGACAGCTGGTGGTCCGCTGGTACCTCGACGGCCGGGAGCTGAGGCGCTTCGAGGGCCGCACCGAGGTGTCGGTGGCGGAACTGTGGCTCTTCGACCTCCGCACCCACCGCCTGACGGTCACGGCCGAGGACCGCACCCCGTCGGTGCGCGACCCGAAGGTGGTGCGCACCCTGCGCTCCTCGGTCGACTGGGACGTCCGGCTCTGA
- a CDS encoding sulfite oxidase: MPFDLSDESRYDRTRLRQWALGRARSAGVDRRDLLKLFAVGAAAGSLGAAAGGGTASAAPGLPPADPVPRTVKPLPPELFTLRGTNAETNFAALRGTGPLTPVDRFFVRNHTSTPRIDAAGWRLKVWGDGLAGGPLELSYERLRALRPVERTLFIECAGNGRSFYTTQQGQPVTGTAWTLGAIGVARWRGARLSDVLRLAGVTPGAVDVLPRGLDDEVVANGVNLGRVRRPLPVGKALDDVLLAYEMNGRPLPPDHGGPVRLVVPDWVGISSIKWVGDIEVSGEPLYSPWNTDLYRLFGPEHPAQGSAPLTRQTLKSAFELELGATVPVHRTRLLTGRSWSAAAPVTRIDVSTDGGVRWRRARLHDTPRRGGWVRWSLPWTPRATGATSLLARATDATGRTQPDRSVHNTQGYLFDAVVRHPVTVV, encoded by the coding sequence ATGCCCTTCGATCTGTCGGACGAGAGCCGGTACGACCGCACGCGCCTGCGGCAGTGGGCGCTCGGCCGGGCCCGCTCCGCCGGGGTGGACCGCCGTGATCTGCTGAAGCTGTTCGCGGTGGGGGCCGCCGCCGGATCGCTGGGTGCGGCCGCGGGCGGCGGCACGGCCTCGGCCGCGCCGGGCCTGCCGCCGGCCGACCCGGTGCCGCGCACCGTCAAGCCGCTGCCGCCCGAGCTGTTCACCCTGCGCGGGACGAACGCGGAGACGAACTTCGCGGCGCTGCGCGGCACGGGTCCGCTCACCCCGGTCGACCGGTTCTTCGTGCGCAACCACACCTCCACCCCGCGGATCGATGCCGCCGGATGGCGGCTGAAGGTGTGGGGCGACGGGCTGGCGGGCGGCCCGCTGGAGCTGTCGTACGAGCGGCTGCGCGCGCTTCGGCCGGTGGAGCGGACGCTGTTCATCGAGTGCGCGGGCAACGGCCGGAGCTTCTACACCACGCAGCAGGGCCAGCCGGTCACCGGCACCGCCTGGACCCTGGGTGCGATCGGCGTCGCGCGCTGGCGCGGGGCGCGGCTGTCGGACGTGCTGCGCCTGGCGGGCGTGACCCCGGGCGCCGTGGACGTCCTGCCGCGCGGGCTGGACGACGAGGTGGTGGCGAACGGGGTGAACCTGGGCCGGGTGCGGCGCCCGCTGCCCGTCGGCAAGGCGCTGGACGACGTACTGCTGGCCTACGAGATGAACGGGCGGCCGCTGCCGCCCGACCACGGCGGGCCGGTCCGCCTCGTGGTTCCGGACTGGGTCGGGATCTCGTCGATCAAGTGGGTCGGGGACATCGAGGTGAGCGGGGAGCCCCTGTACTCGCCCTGGAACACCGACCTGTACCGGCTGTTCGGGCCCGAGCACCCGGCGCAGGGAAGTGCCCCGCTGACCCGGCAGACCCTCAAGAGCGCCTTCGAGCTGGAGCTGGGGGCCACCGTTCCCGTGCACCGGACCCGGCTGCTGACCGGCCGTTCCTGGTCGGCGGCGGCACCGGTCACCCGGATCGACGTCAGCACGGACGGCGGCGTCCGCTGGCGGCGGGCCCGGCTGCACGACACCCCGCGCCGGGGTGGCTGGGTGCGCTGGTCGCTGCCGTGGACCCCGCGGGCCACGGGTGCGACCTCGCTGCTGGCGCGGGCGACCGACGCGACCGGGCGGACGCAGCCCGACCGGTCGGTCCACAACACGCAGGGCTACCTCTTCGACGCGGTGGTCCGCCACCCGGTGACGGTGGTCTGA